In Chelmon rostratus isolate fCheRos1 chromosome 9, fCheRos1.pri, whole genome shotgun sequence, the following proteins share a genomic window:
- the rtn4rl2b gene encoding reticulon-4 receptor-like 2b, whose amino-acid sequence METRRSVKGSSARNFKSGLCLWLILWLVVMKLGGVGACPRLCVCYPTPMTVSCQSQNLTIVPAGVPYDSQRVFLQNNRITELRADSFGFETQVLWLYGNNITWIEAGAFSNLRVLEELDLGDNPLQRLEGGAFRGLEKLQSLHMHRCKLAALPHDLFHKLYSLQFLYLQENQLHFLQDDLFSDLVNLTHLFLHGNRIRALSENVFRGLVNLDRLLIHDNRIRQVNRRAFRDLGRMTILYLFNNSLAELPGQAMKDAQGIQFLRLNGNPWSCGCEARPLWEWFRKARISSSELMCTSPSQRRGQDLRFLRELDFALCPLPDPGSLAGSTTTTFSTKTRWWFSKHKPASSSKASYQKSTETVKAFPFSAVKPHNLPKPPTESFSTKYELSEHEVALPKLDQEEYWANYGNEDSSIRCFELECPPGYDNPAFPTSSSVPKTPSLLRILSLSILTFTLHFLFG is encoded by the exons ATGGAGACTCGTCGGTCCGTGAAGGGCTCCAGCGCCCGCAACTTCAAGA gcGGACTGTGTCTATGGCTGATTCTGTGGCTGGTGGTGATGAAGCTGGGAGGGGTGGGAGCATGccccaggctgtgtgtgtgttaccctACGCCCATGACTGTCAGCTGCCAGTCCCAGAACCTCACCATAGTGCCGGCCGGTGTGCCATATGACTCACAACGCGTTTTCCTGCAGAACAACCGCATCACAGAGCTTCGCGCAGACTCTTTTGGCTTCGAGACGCAG GTGCTTTGGCTATATGGCAACAACATCACATGGATCGAGGCCGGAGCCTTCAGTAACCTCAGGGTGCTGGAGGAGCTCGATCTGGGCGATAACCCGCTGCAGCGCCTGGAAGGTGGGGCCTTCAGGGGcttggagaagctgcagagccTGCACATGCATCGCTGCAAGCTGGCTGCTCTCCCCCATGACCTCTTCCACAAATTGTACAGTCTGCAGTTCCTCTACCTGCAG GAGAATCAGCTCCACTTTCTGCAGGATGACCTGTTCTCAGATCTGGTCAACCTCACCCATCTTTTCCTGCATGGAAACCGCATCCGTGCACtctctgaaaatgtgttcagaGGCCTGGTCAACCTGGACCGCCTCCTTATCCACGACAACCGCATCAGGCAGGTCAACCGTCGGGCTTTCCGTGACCTGGGCCGCATGACAATCCTCTACCTGTTCAACAACTCCCTGGCCGAGCTGCCGGGCCAGGCCATGAAAGACGCCCAGGGCATCCAGTTCCTCCGCCTCAATGGGAACCCCTGGTCCTGCGGATGTGAGGCTCGACCCCTCTGGGAGTGGTTCCGCAAGGCCcgcatctcctcctctgagctcaTGTGCACCTCCCCATCTCAACGTCGCGGCCAGGACCTCAGATTTCTCCGTGAGTTGGACTTCGCCCTCTGCCCTCTGCCTGACCCCGGCTCTCTGGCTGGAAGCACCACGACCACTTTCAGCACCAAGACCCGCTGGTGGTTCTCCAAGCACAAGCCCGCATCTTCATCCAAGGCCTCGTACCAGAAGAGCACAGAGACGGTTAAGGCCTTCCCCTTCTCCGCCGTCAAGCCTCATAACCTCCCCAAACCTCCCACCGAATCGTTCTCCACCAAGTATGAACTGTCGGAGCATGAGGTGGCGCTCCCCAAGCTGGACCAAGAAGAATACTGGGCCAACTACGGCAACGAAGACTCCTCCATCCGCTGCTTCGAGCTGGAGTGCCCCCCAGGCTATGACAATCCAGCATTCCCCACATCCTCCTCCGTCCCCAAAACCCCATCCCTCCTCcgcatcctctccctctccatcctcacaTTCACCCTCCATTTCCTTTTTGGCTGA